The region ATACTAACCGGTATTCCTTTTTATTTATATTGGAAAAATAAAAAATCCTGAATCAAAAATAATTCAGGATTTTGATTTATATCGTAACTTATATCAGAACGCGTATTTCAAACTAAGGTACAGCCCGCGTCCGCGAGTGGTGAACCCGTTTATTTCAGTATATTTCTTATCGAAAATATTTTCAGCTTTTGCAATAAAAATTAAATCGTTGTACTTATATTTTAAAGATAAATCCATTAATGCATAATCTTCAAGACCAACAGTACCAAGCGCTCCAAACGGACCTAATTCGGAATTGTAGTATACATCATTTTGTGAACCCACATACCGGATATTTGTACTTAATGAAATAGATTTAAAAATATTATATGATAGCATAAGGTTTGCGCAGTTTGGACGCCTGGTAAGACCTAAAATTGTGATGTCTTTATTTTTTATAAATTCACCATTGTTGTATAGTTGAACATAATTTCCTTCTGTCTTCACTGTATCTATTGATGAAGGAGTGTATTTAAGTTTGCCTCCTAAAAGAGTTATGTTTCCTGATAAAGAGAATTTTTCGCTGATATCGGAAGTAATTCCTAGTTCTATTCCTTGTGTATAAAATGTTCCTATATTAAGATACGTATCGCCTATATAATCCATGAAGGAAAGAGAATCAACCGGTGTTTGTTTGTTCCACAGGTACACGTATTCAATGGAATTGTCAACTTCGGTATGAAAATACGAAGCAAAAACGCTGACATTTTTTGCGGGGAAATATTTTATTCCGCCTTCAAAACTTTTACCTGTTTCGGGTTTCAGGTTTTTATTTCCGCGAATGATACCTGATGTTGTATTTACAAACGGTGCATAAAGCTGGTACATCGAAGGTGCATTAAAGCTGGTGGAATAGGAGAGGTACAGCATAGCATTATTTGTTACGCGATAAATGGGATTGATCTCAAATGTTTTATTAACACCAAACAATTCATGCTTTGAATATCTTGCGCCAACAGCCAAAGCAAGTTTATTTAATTTTCCTGAAAACAATGAGCCTTCTATATCTGCATGCATAAAGGCTCCGCTTGTAATAACGTCAATATTAAGGGAGTCAAGATTGCTTGATGTTTCATAAACGCCCCACATACTTTTGCTGTAATAATAATTTTCCGATGTCATCTTTTCATTAAAGAGGCTACCACCGGCAACAATATCAAAACCTTTTACAGAATAATTTAACTGGGCTTCATTGGTTAACGAAGATCCTTTATATAAATCATCATAATAGGTGTGATCGAAAATATCAATGCTTGTTCCCAGTGAATCAATGAACATTGTATCAACAACAGAAGAATCATCTTCTGCATAACGTTTCATTTCCGAAAAGCCACCATCAAAGCTAAGTTCCAGGTGTTTATTTATTTTGTATGATACCCCGTAATTGATCAATTGTCTTTTAAAATTAAGGTAATAATTATCATCATCAGTATATGCTGATTTATCAAGGTCGGATAGCTGGTTTAAATTTTTAAAAGAAGTATATGCGTTGATCTTATTTTTCGAGTAACCGATTTTTCCATTGATTTCAGAAATGCTGAAATCATCTTTATCTCTGTTTTTATAAACAGTTTGCGAAGTTACCGTATCAATGGTTGCATCTAATCCGTCGGCGTTTGTGCCAAGGTATTCAAGATTGCAATAAAAACCATTTTTAAAGGAATATGCCCCGAAAATATTTTCGCTCATTGAAAATGTTTGTTTGCCGAACGTTCCGGCTTTGAATTCGGTATTTCCCGAGAAACCGGTTTCCTGGTTTTTCTTTGTAATGATATTAATAACACCTCCTATAGCTGATGAGCCATACATGGTGCTGTGCGCTCCCCTGATGATTTCTATCCTGTCGATGTTTGACAAAGATAATTCTGCTAAGTTTAAAGCATTATTAGTTGATGAAGGGTCGGTAATTCTGATACCATCAATCATAATTACTGTTTGATTGCTGTTTGCACCACGCATAAAAATACTCTGAGCCATACCCGGGTTTTGTCCGGCACCAACAATAGAAATTCCTTCTTTGGTTTGAAGCACTTCAGCTACGTTGTTGTAAATGCCGTTCATAAGTTCTTTGGATGAAATAACAGTAATGCTTCTCCCAATACTGTCGGCGTTCTTTTCGGTCCTGGTGGCCGAAACAACCAAAGGTTTCAGCTCTTTTGATTTAATGCTGTCATTTTGCTGTGCGAATGAATTGCTACATAGAAGGACACAAATAGCACAAAATATTTTTTTTGCGCCCTGATTTTTTTTCTCCTTTTTCATTTTAATTTTTTTTAATGTTTGAAAAAAGGAATAAAAAGAAAGAAGAAAACGTGAAAGGATGTCGTTTTTTCTCGCTTTTTACCCGAAAGCTATTTAATATGTTTTATGGCAGGTCTTCTGACTTGTTCATTTTCCGGATGCCTTCCCATTCGCCGGTAGGCGAACAGTGACAAAAAGATTTCCGAAAAATAATAAAGAACTTACAGCAGCGGGTACTGTCCGGGATTTACACCCGGTTCCCTTTTAAGGCAGGTTTCAACGATTATGAAACACGCACACCATGCTGCAAAAATAGATATTTTGGAATATGCTAAGTATTTTTTTTTGAAAACATATTAACGGGTTGTTAATATGCCGGTTAATGATAAATACAGTTATTTATTGTCAGGCTTTGTTCCGGTATTATTTGCAGGGGTTTTGGTATCGGTACTGTTTGTTTTTGTGGGGGTGGTTTTATTAGTCTTTGTGCTGGTTTTATTTGTTTTTGTCGGAGCAGCAGCTTTAGTTTCTTTGAGTTGAAGTACTCCTTTTATATAATTTTCTGTCCCTGTAATTTTTCCATCAGCATCATATATATCCCATGCTCCATCTTTTTCGCCATTCACATATTTACCTGATGAAATTTTTACAGCTTTGGAATTATAATATGACCAAACACCATCTTTTTTATTATTGACATAGTTCCCTTCCGACTTTTTTTCACCTGATGTTTTGAAATAGGTTATCCAGCTACCTGATTTCTTTCCATCTTTGTATGTTCCTTCAGCGTTAAGCTGTCCGTTAATATAATAGCTTTTATAATCACCGTCTTTTTTGCCGTAATAATAATTCACTTCTTCGCGAATAAGACCATTAGAAGAATAATATTTTGAGCAGGGCCCATGTTTAATATCATTTTTATAAGTGGTTTCCGATAATAATATCCTGTCGCGGGAAAATAATTTCCATGTTCCCTGCTTGCCTTTGGCGTCAGAAACATTCACGTGTTTTTCTCCTCTTGGCGCGTATTTAGGCTTTTGAGCGGTTTCGTTTTCCTGCCCTATGCCTAGAAAAGAGTAACAACAAAAAAGGAATATGAATATTATTTTTTTTAACACAAATTTTTTTTCAAAAATTGAATTCAATGTAAAGATAATTCAAAAAAATAAAACGGATACAAATTAATTATATGAATAACCGGAAAATTATTTAACACGGATCGTTCTTCCAATTTTTAATAATGTTGTTGATTTTATTCCATTTAATTTACAAATAGCATTTACTGAAGTGCCATACCTTACAGCGATCCTTGATAAACTATCGCCACTTTTAATTGAATAATAAACTCCCGGTCCTGTGTATTTAGAAGCGTATGAACCTTTTTTATACGTACTGATATACTGGAAACTTTTTTTTGTGAGAAAAGCAGTATCGTTCCATAACGTTTGATTTTTAAAATCAATAAGACTGTTTGGATTTATTGCAATTCCGAGGTAACGTATTTCAAAATGAAGATGAGGTCCGGTGGAACGACCCGTGCTTCCGCCTAATCCAATAATATCTCCTGCTTTTAAAACCTGGTTGGGAACTACTTTGGATTTGTACAAATGCCCGTATAATGTTTCAAGTCCATTGTTATGCCTAATAACTACACAATTACCATATCCGCCTCCCCATTTCGAAATCCTAACAACACCATCGAAGGCGCATCGTACGGTATCCCCGGTATGAAGGCTTAAATCAACACCATAATGATATTGCCACCTTCTCCATCCGAAATTGGAGGTGATAAAACCCGGAACAGGTTCGTAATAACAATGTCCTTCATTATCCTGTAATATCACTTTTATAGAATCATTCATGATTGCAGGATTAAAGTCTTTATCGTATAAAAACAATGCATCATTATTACTCCAGGAACCACCGTATGCTTTTGAAATGGAGTCGTATGACAATGCTATATTGTCGGTTATGGAATCGTTGTCGAAAAAGAAATAAATACCGGTTGAGTCGGTAAAATATTCTGAAGTAAGATCAATACTATCATTCGGACTTTCGTATATGTTTAAAGAATCATCATTGATATATTGAGCAAAAGTGGTAAATGTATTTGTGAAAGAGAGTATAAACACAAAAAAACAGAAAATATAATTATGATATGATATGTTTTTAGTATTCTTCATTAATATTAATCAGGTTTAAGGAAGACTTAATTTATTTTTAATATTTTCAATTAATTCCGAAACTTTTTCAATACTTTTTATATTGGAAGTTTTAATAGAATTATATACTGATTGTGAAATTGTTTTTGTCCAGAAAAGTGTGATATCTATATCCTTGGTTTTTCCTTCATTCTTTTTAAGCGATTCAGTTAATGAATTCCTTACATCTTTTGGGATGCTCTTATCCTTAGATAATAATTTTATTTTCTTTAGTCCTTTGGTAGCATTGTTTTCATGAATATCAGCCAGGGCATCAGCAAGTAGATAAGGCCATTCAATTTTTGTAATGGTATTAAAAGCAGCAAAATGAAAACGAGCACCCTGTATATTCTGTTCATAAACACATAATGTTCCCAGCAACAAATGGTAACATACTTTTTTTATTTCTGTGCTATTATCATCAGGTGTTTTATTAATGAAATCAATAGCATTCTTTGACTCTTCATCAGCTAAAGTGTTCAGCTTTTTTTCGTATAAAGCTATGGCAGATAATGAATGCAGAAGAATTTTTACATCTTTATCATTTTTTGCAAGATCTTTTATAATAATACTTTCAGCTATGGCATATTCGGGTTTATCATTTACCGCCCAAGAATAGCCAATAAGTAGTCGCACAATACCTTCTGATATTTTAATCTCGTCCTGGTGTAAAGTAGAATTATAAACTAGTATAATTGGGGGAATTGTATTTTCAGAAAGCGTTTTATATGATTTGAATTTAAGACTTGAGCAGATAGAATCGAAAGCATTTTGTTCCGGGCTGGAAGTGTTTTTACATGACGTAAAAAATTGAGATCCTGTTATAAGAAGGACAAAAATACAACAGAACTTTTTTAGGTTCATATAATTTTTTAATAACTTCATGCTAATCGTAAACGTGTGTCTGCATTGCAAAGATATTAAAATTTAAATATCTTGCAAATCCGGGATTGTTAAAATTAACAAATTATACTAAGCCCGTCAAAAGCCGGTTTGATATGCACGGGGAGCTCATTTTCAATATCATTATGCAATCCCATCTGGTGACTGATGTGAGTGAGGTAAGCTTTTTCCGGTTGTATGTGCGCAATTAATTCAAGGGCTTCATCCAAAGTATAATGCGAAATATGTTTGCGCCGGCGTAATGCATTTATTACAAGTATTTTGGAACCTTTGATTTTTTCGAGTTCGCTTTCTGAAATAAAATTTGCATCGGTAATATATGTGAAATCCTTTATCCTGAAACCTAATACCGGGAGTTTGTAATGCATCACTTCAATGGGGATTATCTCGTCGCCATTGATTTGAAATGGCAAATTGGAAATATAATGAAGTTCAATTTCAGGAACGCCCGGATATTTATCATCTTCAAAAGCATAAAAAAAATCGGATCTTAAAATTTTATGTACATCTTTTTTTGCGTAAACATCTACGGGCTTTTTCATGAAAAAATTAAAAGCGCGCACATCGTCAAGCCCGCCAATATGATCTTTATGACCGTGAGTAATGAGTAAGCCATCAAGTTTTTGAACATTCGCTCTTAACATTTGCTGACGAAAATCGGGACCGGCATCAATAACCAATACATTCTTTTCCGTTTCTATCATGATTGATGACCGCAGACGCTTGTCTTTCGGATTGTCCGACTGGCATACATTGCATTTGCATGTAATTACAGGAACTCCCTGCGATGTCCCGGTTCCTAAAAATGTAATTTTCATCTATATAAAAATGATAATGTTTGTAAAATATGGATGTCATAAGAAATGATATTTTTTGTTACCCGCCTTGACAGTCGGGCTGGCTCGCCCCACTCCCGATATTCATCGGGGCGCAACACTATCTCGCTCGTGAATATCCATGCTAAAGTAAATCCCTGATCAAACTCCTGTTTGATTTTATTCATTACGGTTAGTGCAAATTTGCGTTTGCATGGATATTTCATCAGATGATAATTTTCATCAAAATTAAAATTTCATATTCAATAATTATAATAATTTTGATAAAACTTCAGAATAAAAAAATAAATTAAATAAAAGATGCGATGATACAAATTGATCCCGAAAACTTAAACGAAAATTTTATTAAGCTTATTGGCAGGGATTGGATGCTGATAACTGCCGGAAATATCAAATCATTTAATACAATGACCGCTGCCTGGGGAAGCATAGGCTTTTTGTGGAATAGGCCGGTAGCTTTGTGTTATGTGCGTCCTACACGTTTTACTTTTGATTTTATGGAGAAAAATAATGATTTTACTTTGTCATTCTTTGAAGAGCAATATAAGGATGCTCTTAATGTATGCGGTGTCAAATCAGGCAGGGATACTGATAAAATCAAGGAAACAGGTCTTATTCCAATGGAAACGAAAAACGGGAATATCTATTTTAAACAGGCCCGGCTTGTAATGGAATGTAAGAAAATATATACCGATTTTATTTTTCCCGAAAAATTTATTGATAAAAGTATTGATAAAAATTATCCCTTAAAGGATTACCATAAAATGTATATAGGACAAATCATGCATTGTTTTAAACTGTGATATAATTCGCCGATTAAAATAAATTTATTATTACATTTGTTGAAATTTAATTATGCAGCAGTGAATGTTATTGATAAAATAAGAAAAAGTACGGGCAATTATTTTTTTAAAAACGATATTGCAAAGGTAAGGCGGAACCGGAGCATACAGAGTTTAAAGGATTCCAAAACCATTGGAATTATTTATGATGCTACGGATGAAAAAAATCATGACATTGTTTGTGATTTTGTAAAATATTTCCAGGAGAATATGAAAATTGTAAAAGCTATTGGCTACTTGAATTTCCCGCGTTTACCTCATTATTGTTTTCCTAAGCTTTCATTTGACTATTTTACACGTAAAGATTTGAACTGGTATTTTAAGCCGGGTACACAAAGAGTTCAGGATTTCATTAACGAAGAATACGATATAGTTATTGACCTTTCAATGAAAGATTGTTTTCCTCTTCAATATATTGCCGGGCTATCACATGCCAAATTCAAAGTAGGAAGATATGATGATAAAAATGCAGGCATTTATGATTTTATGCTTGATGTGAATGCGAATATCAAACTGGAAGATTTTATAAAAGAATGCAAACATTATCTAAGTATCATTAATAAAAAACAGGATTAGTATACTCCTGCATATAAAATTTTCCGAATTCAATTCCTTCA is a window of Bacteroidales bacterium DNA encoding:
- a CDS encoding TonB-dependent receptor translates to MKKEKKNQGAKKIFCAICVLLCSNSFAQQNDSIKSKELKPLVVSATRTEKNADSIGRSITVISSKELMNGIYNNVAEVLQTKEGISIVGAGQNPGMAQSIFMRGANSNQTVIMIDGIRITDPSSTNNALNLAELSLSNIDRIEIIRGAHSTMYGSSAIGGVINIITKKNQETGFSGNTEFKAGTFGKQTFSMSENIFGAYSFKNGFYCNLEYLGTNADGLDATIDTVTSQTVYKNRDKDDFSISEINGKIGYSKNKINAYTSFKNLNQLSDLDKSAYTDDDNYYLNFKRQLINYGVSYKINKHLELSFDGGFSEMKRYAEDDSSVVDTMFIDSLGTSIDIFDHTYYDDLYKGSSLTNEAQLNYSVKGFDIVAGGSLFNEKMTSENYYYSKSMWGVYETSSNLDSLNIDVITSGAFMHADIEGSLFSGKLNKLALAVGARYSKHELFGVNKTFEINPIYRVTNNAMLYLSYSTSFNAPSMYQLYAPFVNTTSGIIRGNKNLKPETGKSFEGGIKYFPAKNVSVFASYFHTEVDNSIEYVYLWNKQTPVDSLSFMDYIGDTYLNIGTFYTQGIELGITSDISEKFSLSGNITLLGGKLKYTPSSIDTVKTEGNYVQLYNNGEFIKNKDITILGLTRRPNCANLMLSYNIFKSISLSTNIRYVGSQNDVYYNSELGPFGALGTVGLEDYALMDLSLKYKYNDLIFIAKAENIFDKKYTEINGFTTRGRGLYLSLKYAF
- a CDS encoding flavin reductase; the protein is MIQIDPENLNENFIKLIGRDWMLITAGNIKSFNTMTAAWGSIGFLWNRPVALCYVRPTRFTFDFMEKNNDFTLSFFEEQYKDALNVCGVKSGRDTDKIKETGLIPMETKNGNIYFKQARLVMECKKIYTDFIFPEKFIDKSIDKNYPLKDYHKMYIGQIMHCFKL
- a CDS encoding MBL fold metallo-hydrolase; amino-acid sequence: MKITFLGTGTSQGVPVITCKCNVCQSDNPKDKRLRSSIMIETEKNVLVIDAGPDFRQQMLRANVQKLDGLLITHGHKDHIGGLDDVRAFNFFMKKPVDVYAKKDVHKILRSDFFYAFEDDKYPGVPEIELHYISNLPFQINGDEIIPIEVMHYKLPVLGFRIKDFTYITDANFISESELEKIKGSKILVINALRRRKHISHYTLDEALELIAHIQPEKAYLTHISHQMGLHNDIENELPVHIKPAFDGLSIIC
- a CDS encoding peptidoglycan DD-metalloendopeptidase family protein codes for the protein MKNTKNISYHNYIFCFFVFILSFTNTFTTFAQYINDDSLNIYESPNDSIDLTSEYFTDSTGIYFFFDNDSITDNIALSYDSISKAYGGSWSNNDALFLYDKDFNPAIMNDSIKVILQDNEGHCYYEPVPGFITSNFGWRRWQYHYGVDLSLHTGDTVRCAFDGVVRISKWGGGYGNCVVIRHNNGLETLYGHLYKSKVVPNQVLKAGDIIGLGGSTGRSTGPHLHFEIRYLGIAINPNSLIDFKNQTLWNDTAFLTKKSFQYISTYKKGSYASKYTGPGVYYSIKSGDSLSRIAVRYGTSVNAICKLNGIKSTTLLKIGRTIRVK
- a CDS encoding toxin-antitoxin system YwqK family antitoxin gives rise to the protein MLKKIIFIFLFCCYSFLGIGQENETAQKPKYAPRGEKHVNVSDAKGKQGTWKLFSRDRILLSETTYKNDIKHGPCSKYYSSNGLIREEVNYYYGKKDGDYKSYYINGQLNAEGTYKDGKKSGSWITYFKTSGEKKSEGNYVNNKKDGVWSYYNSKAVKISSGKYVNGEKDGAWDIYDADGKITGTENYIKGVLQLKETKAAAPTKTNKTSTKTNKTTPTKTNSTDTKTPANNTGTKPDNK